From Erwinia pyri, a single genomic window includes:
- the hdfR gene encoding HTH-type transcriptional regulator HdfR yields MDTELLKTFLEVSRTRHFGRAAEALYLTQSAVSFRIRQLENQLGVNLFTRHRNNIRLTSAGERLLPYAESLMSTWMMAKKEVSHTQQHHELSIGASASLWEAYLTPWLQTLYENRESLHLEARVAQRHLLVKQLHERQLDLLITTEAPKMDELTSEQIGHISLTLYRSRKSDKREKYDYIKLEWGADFHQHESYLAGADDVPVLTTTSAHLTRQLLHTTGACAFLPDIWHSEYPDLTIIPDTPVAVRPLYAVWLQNSDQQAHIRQLLKFPVNTQ; encoded by the coding sequence GTGGATACGGAATTATTGAAGACCTTTCTGGAAGTGAGCAGAACCCGCCACTTTGGACGTGCCGCTGAAGCGCTCTATCTCACTCAATCTGCCGTTAGTTTTCGCATCAGGCAGCTTGAAAATCAGCTGGGAGTGAATCTTTTTACCCGTCATCGTAACAACATACGGCTCACCTCCGCCGGTGAACGCCTGTTGCCTTACGCCGAGAGCCTGATGAGTACGTGGATGATGGCAAAAAAGGAGGTCTCGCACACTCAGCAGCATCACGAGCTCTCTATTGGAGCCAGTGCATCGCTGTGGGAAGCTTACCTTACGCCGTGGCTTCAGACGCTCTACGAGAACCGGGAAAGCCTGCATCTTGAGGCTCGCGTTGCTCAGCGTCATTTACTGGTGAAGCAGCTTCATGAGCGTCAGCTGGATCTGCTGATCACTACTGAGGCACCGAAGATGGATGAATTAACCAGTGAGCAAATCGGGCATATCTCGTTAACGCTGTACCGGTCGAGAAAATCGGATAAACGCGAGAAATATGACTACATTAAGCTGGAATGGGGCGCAGATTTTCATCAGCATGAAAGTTATCTGGCCGGTGCCGATGATGTGCCGGTGTTGACCACAACTTCGGCTCATTTAACCCGACAGCTGCTTCATACTACTGGCGCCTGTGCCTTTTTACCGGATATCTGGCATAGCGAATATCCGGATCTGACCATCATTCCCGATACGCCAGTGGCGGTGAGGCCGCTGTATGCGGTGTGGTTGCAGAACAGCGATCAGCAAGCACATATCCGTCAGTTGCTTAAGTTCCCGGTGAACACGCAGTAA
- the murI gene encoding glutamate racemase, with protein sequence MAIKLQEGSITSAAATPSKERPTVLVFDSGVGGLSVYDELRQLMPDLHYLYAFDNVAFPYGEKSEEFIVHRVVDIVEAVTQRYPLALAVIACNSASTVTLPALRARFGFPVVGVVPAIKPAARLTRNGIVGLLATRGTVRRPYTHELVARFAGECKTEMLGSAELVELAEAKLQGKPVPLEEVRRILQPWLRMKEPPDTVVLGCTHFPLLNEELQQVLPEGTRLVDSGAAIARRTAWLLENESPEALSAESNLAFCMDITEQAVQLMPVLQRYGFERLEKLPLPPLSE encoded by the coding sequence ATGGCTATCAAACTCCAGGAAGGGAGTATTACCTCAGCGGCAGCTACACCTTCTAAAGAGCGTCCCACCGTGCTGGTTTTTGATTCCGGCGTCGGTGGGCTTTCAGTCTATGATGAGCTCCGGCAGCTGATGCCGGATCTTCACTACCTTTATGCCTTCGACAACGTGGCGTTTCCCTACGGCGAAAAGTCTGAAGAGTTTATCGTTCACCGTGTGGTCGATATCGTCGAAGCCGTCACCCAACGCTATCCTCTGGCGTTAGCCGTCATAGCCTGTAATTCTGCCAGCACTGTGACTCTCCCTGCACTTCGTGCCCGTTTCGGCTTTCCGGTAGTTGGCGTTGTCCCTGCTATTAAACCTGCCGCGCGTCTGACGCGTAATGGCATAGTCGGTTTACTGGCGACCAGAGGGACCGTCAGGCGTCCTTATACACATGAGCTGGTGGCTCGTTTTGCCGGAGAGTGTAAAACCGAGATGCTGGGTTCAGCAGAACTGGTTGAGCTGGCGGAAGCCAAACTGCAGGGCAAGCCCGTTCCGCTTGAAGAGGTGCGGCGCATTCTGCAACCCTGGCTGCGAATGAAAGAGCCGCCAGACACGGTAGTTTTAGGTTGTACGCACTTCCCTTTATTGAATGAGGAACTGCAACAGGTGCTGCCTGAAGGGACCCGACTGGTCGATTCCGGGGCGGCAATTGCCCGCCGTACTGCCTGGCTGTTAGAAAATGAGTCGCCAGAAGCGCTCTCAGCAGAGAGTAATCTCGCTTTCTGTATGGATATTACCGAGCAGGCAGTACAATTAATGCCCGTTTTACAGCGCTATGGCTTCGAAAGGCTTGAAAAACTGCCTCTCCCCCCCCTTTCTGAGTGA
- the btuB gene encoding TonB-dependent vitamin B12 receptor BtuB, with product MIIKKTPLLAFSATAISLWAQNGFAQDADTTLVTTANRFAQPVSSVLAPTTVVTREEIDRWQSKSLTDVMRRLPGVDIAQNGGMGQQASMFIRGTESRHVLVLIDGIRLNQAGISGSSDLSQIPISLVQRIEYIRGSRSAVYGSDAIGGVVNIITGRSKPGTTLTAGAGSNGYQSYDGSTQQMLGQNTRVTLAGNYTYTKGYDVVANYPDAFGDPAQKDRDGFMSKSLYGSLEQQFNEELSGFVRGYGYDNRTAYDNSLSYAVPGALVDTRQLYSQTWDTGLRFNRDIYSTQLIASYSHTKDYNYDPRLGRYASPGSLDEVEQYNLQWGNTVALGYGTVSAGLDWQKQTSEPNTNNVSEGQEQRNTGVYATVQQKLGSVTVEGAVRGDDNNAFGWHNTWQTSAAWEFVDGYSLFASYGTAFKAPNLNQIYSEAYGNRDLDPEKSKQWEGGFEGLTGPVSWRLSGYRNDIDDLIDSDPTTYRYFNISKATIKGVEATASFDTGPLNHTLSYDYLDPRNGKTDEILLRRAKQQIKYQLDYTIYDFDWSLSYQYLGERYDKDYNTSYTTRTVKLGGVSLWDLAVSYPVTSQLTVRGRIANLFDKDYETVYGYQTPGREYYLSGSYTF from the coding sequence ATGATAATCAAAAAAACGCCTCTGTTGGCTTTCAGCGCAACGGCGATTTCCCTCTGGGCGCAAAATGGCTTCGCACAGGACGCTGATACCACGCTGGTTACTACCGCTAACCGCTTTGCTCAGCCGGTCTCTTCCGTGCTGGCACCTACTACTGTGGTTACCCGTGAAGAGATCGATCGCTGGCAGTCCAAAAGTTTGACGGATGTGATGCGTCGGTTGCCGGGCGTGGATATCGCACAGAATGGCGGGATGGGCCAGCAAGCTTCAATGTTTATCCGGGGAACGGAATCAAGGCATGTATTAGTGCTGATCGACGGTATTCGCCTTAATCAGGCTGGCATCAGCGGTTCTTCCGATCTCAGCCAAATCCCGATTTCGCTGGTTCAACGTATTGAGTACATCCGGGGCTCGCGCTCTGCCGTTTACGGCTCTGATGCGATCGGCGGCGTGGTGAATATTATCACCGGGCGCAGCAAGCCGGGCACTACGCTGACGGCTGGCGCCGGCTCCAACGGCTATCAGTCATATGACGGCTCCACCCAACAGATGCTGGGGCAAAACACCCGCGTCACGCTGGCAGGCAACTACACCTATACCAAAGGGTATGATGTCGTCGCTAACTACCCGGATGCTTTTGGTGATCCTGCTCAAAAGGATCGCGATGGCTTTATGAGCAAATCGCTTTATGGTTCTCTGGAGCAGCAGTTCAACGAAGAGTTAAGCGGCTTCGTGCGCGGGTACGGTTATGACAACCGTACGGCCTATGACAATAGCCTTAGCTATGCCGTGCCTGGCGCGTTGGTCGATACCCGTCAGCTCTATAGCCAGACCTGGGATACTGGCCTGCGATTCAACCGTGATATCTATTCCACACAGCTCATCGCCAGCTACAGTCACACCAAAGATTATAATTACGATCCGCGTTTGGGACGCTATGCCAGCCCAGGCTCACTGGATGAGGTTGAACAATATAACCTGCAGTGGGGTAATACTGTCGCGCTCGGTTATGGCACCGTCAGCGCAGGTTTAGACTGGCAGAAGCAGACCTCTGAGCCCAATACTAATAATGTAAGCGAAGGGCAGGAACAGCGTAATACAGGCGTTTATGCCACAGTACAGCAAAAGCTGGGTAGCGTAACGGTGGAGGGGGCTGTTCGCGGTGACGATAATAACGCCTTTGGCTGGCATAATACCTGGCAAACCAGCGCCGCGTGGGAATTCGTTGACGGATACAGTCTCTTTGCCTCATACGGTACGGCTTTCAAAGCACCTAACCTTAATCAGATATACAGCGAAGCTTACGGTAATCGCGATCTGGATCCGGAAAAAAGTAAGCAGTGGGAAGGGGGCTTTGAAGGGCTGACGGGGCCGGTGAGCTGGCGTCTTTCGGGCTATCGCAACGATATTGACGACCTGATCGACAGTGATCCAACGACTTATCGTTATTTCAATATCAGTAAGGCCACAATTAAAGGGGTCGAGGCTACAGCATCCTTTGATACCGGACCGCTGAACCATACTCTGTCCTATGATTATCTGGATCCGCGGAATGGCAAAACAGATGAAATTCTGTTGCGCCGTGCTAAACAGCAAATCAAGTATCAGCTTGATTATACGATTTATGATTTTGACTGGTCATTAAGTTATCAATACCTGGGGGAGCGTTACGATAAGGACTACAACACTTCCTATACTACCCGTACCGTGAAACTGGGCGGAGTCAGCCTGTGGGATCTCGCCGTTTCTTATCCGGTAACGTCTCAGTTAACCGTTCGTGGTAGAATAGCTAACCTGTTCGATAAAGATTACGAGACGGTATATGGCTATCAAACTCCAGGAAGGGAGTATTACCTCAGCGGCAGCTACACCTTCTAA
- the fabR gene encoding HTH-type transcriptional repressor FabR has product MATLGVRAQQKERTRRSLIEAAFSQLSAERSFASLSLREVAREAGIAPTSFYRHFRDVDELGLTMVDESGLMLRQLMRQARQRIAKGGSVIRTSVSTFMEFIGNNPNAFRLLLRERSGTSAAFRAAVAREIQHFIAELADYLEIENRMPRSFTEAQAEAMVIIVFNAGAEALDIDIDQRRKLEERLVLQLRMISKGAYYWYRREQERLAVTLESHD; this is encoded by the coding sequence ATGGCTACCTTAGGCGTCAGAGCGCAACAGAAAGAACGGACGAGACGTTCGCTGATTGAAGCGGCATTTAGCCAGCTAAGTGCCGAGCGGAGTTTCGCCAGCCTGAGCCTGAGAGAGGTCGCCAGAGAGGCAGGGATCGCGCCCACCTCATTCTATCGTCACTTTCGTGATGTGGATGAATTAGGGCTGACGATGGTGGATGAAAGCGGGCTGATGCTTCGTCAACTGATGCGCCAGGCGCGTCAGCGTATTGCCAAAGGCGGCAGCGTGATTCGCACCTCTGTCTCCACCTTTATGGAGTTTATTGGCAACAATCCAAACGCCTTCCGTCTGCTGTTGCGGGAGCGTTCAGGCACCTCGGCAGCGTTCCGTGCCGCCGTAGCCCGTGAGATCCAGCATTTCATTGCTGAACTGGCGGATTATCTGGAAATTGAAAATCGCATGCCCCGGAGCTTCACAGAAGCGCAGGCGGAAGCTATGGTAATTATCGTATTTAACGCCGGTGCTGAAGCACTGGATATCGATATTGACCAGCGTCGCAAGCTGGAAGAGCGTCTGGTGTTGCAGCTGCGAATGATTTCGAAGGGCGCTTATTACTGGTATCGTCGTGAACAGGAGAGGCTGGCGGTAACGCTGGAATCCCATGACTAA
- a CDS encoding DUF413 domain-containing protein has protein sequence MAESFATTNRFFDNKHYPRGFSRHGDFTIKEAQLLERYGYAFNELDLAKREPVTEEERLFIEVCRGIREPQSEAERVWSKYMTRIKRPKRFHTLSGGKPQMEGVEDYTDSDD, from the coding sequence ATGGCGGAAAGCTTCGCAACAACGAATCGTTTTTTTGATAACAAACATTACCCTCGCGGATTCTCGCGTCACGGTGATTTCACCATCAAAGAAGCCCAACTTCTTGAGCGTTATGGTTACGCTTTTAATGAGCTGGATCTGGCAAAGCGTGAGCCTGTGACGGAAGAAGAGCGTCTGTTCATTGAAGTGTGTCGCGGTATTCGCGAACCACAGAGTGAAGCAGAACGGGTCTGGTCAAAGTATATGACACGTATCAAACGTCCAAAGCGTTTTCATACTCTTTCTGGTGGTAAACCACAGATGGAAGGCGTTGAAGACTATACGGATAGCGATGATTAA
- a CDS encoding YijD family membrane protein produces the protein MSLAAGRDRGTLLLAFLTGLSINGSFSVLFSSLVPFSVFPLIALGLSAWCLHQRYLNRSMPDGMPGLAAAFFLLGILLYSAIVRAEYPDIGSNFIPTILMVALVFWIGLKLRARKTN, from the coding sequence ATGAGTTTAGCCGCTGGCCGGGACAGAGGTACGCTGTTGCTGGCATTTCTGACCGGATTATCGATCAACGGATCGTTTTCGGTGCTGTTCAGTTCGCTTGTGCCGTTCTCTGTTTTCCCGCTTATTGCGCTTGGCCTCTCTGCCTGGTGCCTGCATCAACGCTATCTTAACCGTTCCATGCCAGACGGCATGCCCGGGCTTGCTGCCGCCTTCTTCCTGCTGGGTATTCTTTTATACAGTGCCATTGTGCGCGCGGAGTATCCGGATATCGGTTCCAACTTTATCCCAACCATTCTGATGGTGGCGCTGGTCTTCTGGATTGGCCTGAAACTGCGCGCGCGTAAAACCAACTAA
- the trmA gene encoding tRNA (uridine(54)-C5)-methyltransferase TrmA, with translation MTPEQLPVEQYDAQLEEKVIRLRTLMTPFAAPDVEIFRSPVSHYRMRAEFRLWHEGDDLYHIIFDQQTRERIRVESFPAASQLINAVMPRLIALIRDNKVLRHKLFQVDYLSTMSNQIVVSLLYHRALTEEWQQAAEGLRDALRAEGFDLHLIGRATKTKICLDRDYVDESLPVAGKEIVYRQVENSFTQPNAAMNIQMLEWALEVTKNASGDLLELYCGNGNFSLALARNFNRVLATEIAKPSVASAQYNIAVNNIDNVQIIRMSAEEFTEAMKGARKFQRLEGIDLQSYQCETIFVDPPRSGLDAETVKMVQAYPRILYISCNPQTLCDNLATLAETHKVEKLALFDQFPYTHHMECGVLLTRR, from the coding sequence ATGACGCCCGAACAGCTGCCCGTTGAACAATATGATGCCCAACTTGAGGAAAAAGTTATCCGTCTCAGGACGTTGATGACCCCTTTCGCCGCACCGGACGTTGAGATCTTTCGTTCACCGGTCAGCCATTACCGTATGCGGGCGGAATTCCGTCTCTGGCACGAGGGCGACGATCTCTACCACATCATTTTTGACCAGCAGACCCGGGAGCGTATTCGGGTAGAGAGCTTCCCGGCCGCCAGCCAGCTTATTAACGCAGTGATGCCGCGACTGATCGCCTTGATTCGCGATAATAAAGTGCTGCGCCATAAGCTGTTTCAGGTCGATTATCTCTCCACAATGAGCAATCAGATTGTGGTGTCGCTGCTCTATCATCGCGCCCTGACTGAGGAGTGGCAGCAAGCGGCGGAAGGATTGCGGGATGCATTACGGGCAGAGGGGTTCGATCTGCACCTGATTGGCCGCGCAACCAAAACCAAGATTTGCCTGGATCGTGATTATGTTGACGAATCTCTGCCGGTAGCCGGGAAGGAGATCGTCTATCGTCAGGTAGAGAACAGCTTCACGCAGCCGAATGCGGCGATGAATATTCAGATGCTGGAATGGGCGCTGGAGGTCACGAAAAATGCCTCAGGAGATTTGCTGGAGCTCTACTGCGGCAACGGTAACTTCTCACTTGCTCTCGCCCGCAATTTCAACCGCGTACTGGCGACAGAAATTGCCAAGCCGTCCGTTGCCTCGGCGCAGTACAACATCGCGGTGAATAACATTGATAACGTACAGATTATTCGTATGTCAGCGGAAGAGTTTACGGAAGCGATGAAAGGCGCGCGGAAATTCCAGCGCCTTGAAGGCATCGATTTGCAGAGTTACCAATGCGAAACGATTTTTGTTGACCCGCCACGCAGTGGTCTGGATGCAGAAACGGTAAAAATGGTGCAGGCCTATCCCCGTATTCTTTATATTTCCTGCAATCCGCAAACGCTGTGTGACAATTTGGCAACGCTTGCCGAAACGCATAAGGTGGAAAAACTGGCGCTGTTTGACCAGTTCCCCTATACGCATCATATGGAGTGCGGCGTACTGCTGACCCGACGCTAG